The Vitis vinifera cultivar Pinot Noir 40024 chromosome 8, ASM3070453v1 genome segment TCTCCCACTTACAGAAACCTCCAGAGGAATCAAAGTTTAATACTCTAAAAGCCAATTCTACATTTGCAATTTTTAGCATTCCATTTCGGACGAACTTCTTGAGTTCCTTACCTCTGAAATCATCTCAGATGATAAACTTGCAGGTTGAAGTATGTCAAGACAGTCTGCTGATGCCACTCCTGATACAACCATACAAGCCAAGCGCTTCACAAGAAGTGGGTATTTCAAACCTCGAGTTCTACAGAggcaaaaaaatttgaagtatggGATGTGCTCAGTTGTTTACAGACTAAATATTGttagatatataaataatagaaattattACACCCCAGAAGTATTGGCTGTTAAGCCCACAACTGATGTAAAACAATTACTGAGATCCTCTCAACATGAAAGCATGATTGTTATAAATCTTTCACACAAGAATTCAAACTCTGTAATTGCATGCTATCAATAGACATTTGTGTTCTAGCTTTGTCCGTGTTTCTTGCTTTGAAAATGCTGAACCAGAATCTGATAATATGAATTGTAATTGCAGTATTTATCATATGCAAGGATAAGTTGAAGTATAAAGTTGTTTTCTTAGCCTATGTTTGGGTTCtagaaagtattaaggaaatgaaaaaaaatttctagaaaATGATTTGCTTATATTTGGATATGatggaaaaaggaaacaaatacacacacacagagGCTACATTTGGATCTTAGtactaaggaaaggaaaaaaatggtaaaaaaaaattattttgttatgttTAGATGTCAtacaaaaatatgagaaaaaatactaaaaggaaaaaataaaggaaaatgttaaaagaTTTTTCTCAAATAAAGGTAAGGAAAGTTTAGAAAAAGTGTATTCTtcaacaatttaattttctttccctcaactTTTCCATAATATGCACATGGAAAATTTTATACAATTTtcgtactttttttttcttatattttttctctctattttctttccctcaaactttGTAGGAACCAAACACAGCCTAAGGAAAATGTTAAAGATTCTTCTCCCCATTTTCCTTAAGAAAAAGGTGAGAAAAGTTTGAGGAAAATGTATTTTCTCAGACAATTTGACTTTTTTTCCTCAACTTTTCCATATATAGTTAGaccaaaaaattacaaattctctttatctttttctttccttttttgataggcaaaagagGAACAGATTAAAGATCCAAAAAAAGGCTACACAGGAAGTATATTAGTGCACTCTGAAGCAAAGGTTTCGTTATAATTTTCCTCCATATTTTCTTTCGCTTAAActttccaaaaaaaacaaacaaagcctTAGGCTCAATTGCATTTTAGAGAGTTTACAAAGAAGTACATGGAACAGATGatgaagggaaaaaataaaaggaaagacaaAGCAAAGGAAGGCCTTTTTTACTACATGCttttttttctatgtaaaagaaggaaaaattataaaatatataaattttcaaatatttttcaccatatttcatttttcttcatattttccacagtaaaccaaaatttttcccttttcctaAAAATTTCCTTTATTCAGACAGAGGCTTCATGTTGCATAGTGGAGCGCTTATTTGGATCCAAACATGTGAATATACTTTTCATACAAATATCTAAATACTTCTttctaaattctttttttttttttattgtcagtGTAATTACTTTCATCATACATATTGCCACAAATCTCACTGTTTCTTGCCTTGAGAGCGACACCAACAACTATAAGCAAAAGAGATAACAGAAATTCATTACCTACAGTAGTCATCATAAGCTGACCAATCTGCTTTCCTCTCGACTGCGACAAAAacctaaggaaaaaaaaaaaggaaaattttacaaatgaCGGATAGCATAATTACACTTCTCAGTTTCTCAGGAGTCAAATTTCAAACATGTGGCGTGCATCTTATTTACCTTGGATTGTTCTTCGCATTCCTGGCTACAAAATCGAACATTGCAATCTTCAGAAGAGGTTACAGGTTTGAGTTTTCTGAGGCAAAAGTAACAGACGCTATGAATACTGGAGAGCGAAGGATGAGATACGAGAGGCTTCGCTGTGTGGATGAGATCTCCGCTTCCGATCCTCCGAGTCGCGAACACGCCTCGCCCTGCCATTTCGGTGATCGAGACTCGAATCGGAGGGGGTCCCGGTGACGCAAGTTTCTCATTCTCCGGCGGCGTGGGAGTGCTGTAGCAGAAGGGAAATCCCAAAAGCAGCTTCCTCTCGGAATGCCGCCTTTTCAGTTGCCATCCCCAACGGCTATATCGATACATTCCCCCTCTGTTTTTTCTGTGTCTTTCTGGGCTCGCATAACTCAGCTCATTTTTGTTCTAAAATTTTACTGGCCTTTtaactacaaaataaaaatataaaatctatttatttaaattatatttttcttattcataCGGTAAATTTTCAGCTCCGCCACGAATCTCCaaattcatcatttattaaaatcCTAGctggatttaaaaaaatattttaatgcaaaACATTACACGATACATGTTACATATATTTCATAACATGTTGTTTAGCAAAATCATAACCAataatatatatgtacataCACAACGGTCTCCCTATCAGGTCAAAGTCAACTTAAATCAACCTCGTAACCGCCCCACGATTATCACCGGTGCAGTGGCGATCTCCAATCAAGGTTCTCCTCGGGGTAATCTTTCTGTACTTCTTCAGGCGGGATGAAGCAATCCATGGACAACCCTGGGACGTTGAATGCCAGATCGTCAATGGTCCAGGTCTCCTCCATCCTCGTGATCGCGGGCCCCACCTTCAAATTGTCTCCGAACCGTGTGATGATGGCGCTTGATTGACCGCCGTGAGCGATCATCACGCCCTCGACCGTCCGATAGTCCTCGATCTTGGTGGCCATGGTGGTCTCCCAGTACGTGGGGCGGGACCCAGGTGATTGTATGCGCGTTAAATAGGAATCTTCTAGGTACACCAGCAGTCCACTCCGTTGACTGAAGTAGCCGAAGATCACGTGCTTGATCATCTCCGCTGTGTTGTCGCTGCGATCAGCGAGGTCCGTGTGATCGGCTGACAATTTCAAGACGAAGCAGTCGACGCCCATGATTCGCTTCTCCCCCATGTATTGGGCTGAGGAGAACACAGCTGATACCGCCAGTGGGTCCAATCCCTGTATTAAGAAtgaatattatgaaaaaatatggtTGGAATATTCATGAATTCTGGTTTACATATTATGAattactctttttattttatttttttataataagaaacaaatactcatattttatataaaataatatgacgtgttattaaattgacattatttattaagtttatgtttgatttttgaaaattttgaaaggaaTTAAAagaatacatatatatagatagaaaaagaaaaataaaaataatttttataaacgtttttctttttttacgaAATTACTTTAAATAACAAAGACTGCAGCCCAATGGAATGActcaaattcatttaaaaaataaataaaacttatatattgTCATCAAAACTTTATCAATTTCGttccaattgaaaattttcacaaagTCATACAAAACAAGCaaattatagtaaaataatacgaattttttttttattaaaactaaTATTTATGGGTACTTTCTcagtattaatattttttataaaataatatttattttttcactttgatGACATTATAATTCAAAAGCAAATGACGACGACATCTTCTCTATTTTTGAAAGTCGAGAGCCTAAATTGGCTGATTCCCAAAGTCAATGTTTTTATAGATACAATCTCAAATCACTCGCCCATTACCATTTCATTCAACTATTTTCAATTgcaaatatttttgaaatgacAACCGTCTAAGAAATCACAAAGAGAAAAAGTATAAGTAaagaaatatatgaataaatttgaTGTGAATTTCAAACATTTCATTATGCTTTACTATTTCTGACATTACAAATAAAAAGATTCCAAGACAAGTAATTATGGTAAGGCCATAGTCTTGGGAGGAACTACTGTTAAGTGGGACCATGACACAAAAGATGTGGACCGCCCAGGTGGGGAAAAAAGGTCTTAAATGTTTGTGAATTTCCAACAAAAGTAGGAGGAAGATTAGGAGGCGGATAAGAGCCCACATCACCCGGGGAAATAATACCAGGTATGTTGGGACTTTGGGAGGAAGAATGGTAGTAGGTACCCACTATTCTGAGGTTTAGATTGGATCTGAATTTATCATGCAACCAAACATCGATTAATTCTTATAAAGACAAGTGGACCAACCTTCATAATcccatatgaaaatatatttatttatatcaaaattatttctcCACTCCACTTGACACGATCACTTTAATCAAGATTTAGTATAATATcattacttaaaaattaaatctcaaatatttcaatttcaatgatggtttatttttggaatatgatgaatattaatcattttttcttttttttatgaataagatggaacaaaataaataaattagaataaatgatatttttatattctgtGAGTGAGTAAGAGAGCACTGACCTGAAGAACTCGCCGGAGAGGGCGGACGCCGCCTTTGGCGGCGTGGGCGCCGATCCACGGCGTGTGGCGCCAAGCGACGTTACCATCACTACCAGCGACAACCTTGTGGCCACCCACCACCAGCTCGATCAGCCACTTATCAGGAACCATCTGCCACATCACAAAGCAACCCTTTTGCGAAACTCCGGTGGGTCCAACGGCGGTTGATGAGCCGCTCGACCCGAGCTCGTCCACCATCGCCATCCTCACTTTTCCCGTGGCGAACACATTCTTCACCTTGCCCTCCAGTTTCCGGCAACCGGTCGCCGCCGTGAAATGCTGTATTATGTACTCCGCCGACGACGAAACCTACCAACAATGCCACAACccaaatcaagaaaaaagaagattttcTCACCAAAAATGACGGATTTTCTCgggagaatttttaaaaaaagaaagatcaGGACTTACGTGGGTGTTGGGTTGGCCGGCATGGGGTGAGATAGGAAAAAGAGGACAACCCAGAACGCTTAAGAGGATCTTCAGATCAGATTTCTTGTTGAAGAGTAGAGAGAAGTGGCTCTTCAGCCAGTTTCTCCATGAACTTACTTTCTTGGAGCTGTTGTTGTTGTCTTCTTCCTCGTCATTTGTGGGTTCTTCTGATAGAGGCGCGAGTCGATTCATCTGAATCTTGATTCTTCTTTTtctgagaaagagagagatgagaGCTCAGAAGCCGAAAGAATGGAAGGCTGCTTAAAAGTGAAAAGAGAAGAGTCGCTCCACTGGAGTTTTCTTTTTGTGCACGTGCTCGTCAGGTGCGTGTCGCTCAGTTGGCTTCcaattcaataaatttattttttattcttataaaaaatacatttttgatTGCTAATTCCCTTCTTAAAAAGTAACTCAAGCACAAtgtaaatcaataaaattaaataaatttctcattttaCATCCCATGTTGCCCTAAATCATACAATGCCAAATAGTTAGTAAATAAAAGTTCACGAGTCattctataattaaaaaataataataataataatgaaaaataaaattaaatatcattcTATAATTAAAGTGGGTGGTCACTTTATGTTAAATGAGCTTTAATTATATCCCATGGTGTTCATAAATTTGTGAAAACAAGCTTTAAAGAcgaaaaaaatatctaaaaagtaCCCTAATTTGGTATTCTTGAATGcccataataaattcaaattatttcatattatatagTATATTTAATTTGAGTGTtacatcatataaattttttttataagatataGATATtcatataaagaatattaatgcAAAGAACCCAAGATtaatgctatatttggttcctcaaaagtttgaaggaaaatacgaggaaataaaattgaaaagaaaagtaaaagtaaagaaaaaatgaagaaaatattgtttcaatataatttttttaataattttaattatatttgattttttttttatttttcttaacaaaatcaaacatgaaaaaatcatttttcttatattatgtttgattctcgaaaattttgagggaaaatacacaaaatatatatatatatatatttaactcgttttaattatatttgacttgtTTACGGgacaataaaatatgaaaaaaaaaattattttttttatattttttttctttttttagtaatttccatgaatcaaatataacctaaattttttattattttcttagtattttctaagcatcaaacataacctaacttttttattttcttcttagtATTTCATAGGAACCAAACAAGGCTTAAATCTATTGCATTAGGGTTATTTTTGAGTTAattcattttaacaaaatttgcaaataaaaattaatataaagtaGCGCGTGGTGGGAAAATGTTAGGAGAGGATGGTAGAAACATGAGATAGGGTTGGAAGAGAGGGAGGGAGCTTATAAGGGAGGCAAAGGCAGGCAAGTTGTCTACATCTTTCCCCTTTTGTAATTATGGCATTTCTGGTAGTTTGGTACTAATATTTAGAATTCctttctttactattttttttctttctcttcatcAATTCCATTTCTCTATAATTTCATGCCCTGTTGCTCTTGCTTTTGTAATGGTTGCATCATTAATGAGTAAGCCCTTTTACATTAACACCTTCATCCAATTATTCCCAGCCTCGTCACTTCCATCACCTTCCCCACATTCAATACGGGGATGATCCATTAAACCCAGtgtttttttggatatttattttttgggctCACGTAGACAAGTCCAATCGATCGTTTATTAAAAACACAAGTCTCTATAAAGTTGTAACGCTATGTATGGGACCGATACTTGTATAGTGTTAGAAGGTTAAAAATCTCGATAATTTGATAACAAATGAGTTGACGATCGAAACCCCGATGAATGTTGATTATAACCTTAACGGTTTTATGGTAACGAAATTTATTGTTGAGCAAGTTTCGACCCGCTGAAAGACTTAACAATTTGGGCACTATATCAAAAAGAAGTTCATCCGATCTAATccgatatttttaaaataaagggaataaaaatataaagtaataaaatgtaattttgtctttaaaaaaatcatatttggaagtttttattagttttatttaccatttgagcttaaaaagaaaaaaaaaaacttaccaaTGAAACAATTAAATTAGGATTTAGAGAACTTAGAAGGAAATTCCATGTTTTCTTATCAACATCAATTTATAAATGGTAAATGAGTTTCATCGTTattaatgtatatatatcaACTAGTACCGTACGTGTCACCATTCCATtggtttttaaattaatatgtcCCACTCAAAGGAATCATTCGTTAAACCAGAGGTGTGGTTGTACGGATAAGTTATTGACTTTCGGGTGTCCGTTAGCTGGAAGTTATTGGATGGTTGGTGTGGGATCCTTTAAGGGGTGAcctacaaataaataattacaacatttattgatttcaaaattctgacaagtgaattatttttgttaaattcaaataaaaaattttaaattattttcctgACAGTTCACACACAAATAATGCTGGCATgtagaaaagtaaaataagtgaaattcaGGAGagtaattattaaatatttgtcagacaattttttttagcataATTCATCCACACACAATACAATGTCTCCTacttatttttcactttttcaattatttattattttaaaaaatcattcatattttaaaatattttaaaaaataactatcaCTTTGAAACAAACACTTTACGagatcaaacaaatttttatattataataaaaaattagatttaataccatttataataatttatatcaaattatataaatattatcaatcTTAAATTTAAAGAGATCGTCACGACTTCAAAACAcatttataaagttaaaaaaaatttatacatatacaacatcaataacttttttcatgtattcaaaaaagttattaaatatttgttagacaatttttttttttagcataatTCATTAATATACAATACAATGTCTCCtacttatttttcattcatattttaaaatattaattatcacTTTAAAACGAACACTTTTTAGGATTAAACAAATTCTTATATTGTGATCGAGAATCGAGTTTGGTATCATTTATTGCTACTTGTATCAAATTATGTAGATATTATCAACTTCTTTAAATATAAATGGATCGTCACgactttaaaatacatttacaaaattaaaaaaaaatatatatatataatgtcaatAGCTTTTTTCACGTATTCAATTTGAAACATCATAATTTGATTCCGATAAACTTACTAAGTTTGAAGGACTCCAAAAGCAATTAAAGTTTTTTGTTTGTAGTTTATATGTTATCGTGGGTAAAATGGTTATGGAAGCTACATGGTTGCTTTCCAGCTAAACATGCCCTGAGTGACATAAAACTGTAGAGAGCTATCCTTATCATGGATAACAGTAGTCCAATAAAGGAATATGGAAAATGACTAGACTTGGACCGTCCAAAAGAGAAAACGTGGGGCCTCTAATGTTGAATATGACATATCCTGTCTTTCGATGGACAAGCCCAAACAACCTCCCAAATATTTTGCCTTATTTCTCCCCCATGAGCTAAACAATTATGCCTTTTTCCATGTGCAATCCTTCATATTCGGTTAAGGTGCGTTTGCCTACTGAGGTTCGAGTTCTAAGAATGCGTTAATCGCCTAGCCTACCCTTGTTCCTTTTCCAAGTTCTGACCCTGGATTGTATGGTGACGGTCCTGGGCTTGACCTGGGCCTTTGTTTCAAGATTATAAAGAACGCAAATGCATGAATGATTGAAGGGCCCATCATTATACTCATTCGGCAACTATGTGGCTTCTTTGGGCCTACTATGACTCTAGAACAAGAGCCTGTTTGGGCTTTAGAGCCATTTTGAGGGGGAAATTATATATACATCCATCTAAACTTTATTTGTATGTAATTAGAGTTtacaattaagaaaaaatgagttgatggataaataaataaaaagatgagTTAAAGATGCTTTGATGTTTAAAAGTTTTTtcgtttttcaaaaaattatgggtttatttaatgattattttcaaaaacaattataaaaatttgtttttaaaaatagtttttgaaaacccttctctcatattttatagaataaaagtttgtttgaaaacctgaaattgtttttaacatattttaaatatgttttaaaaataatttttatatctaaagctattttttttaatcaatatacatgtttatatatttatatattaaaaacaactctaaaaaaaatgaaaacaactaaaatatgttttttgaaaatatcttgTTTTctgttattgaaaacaaaaaacaaaaaataattttctaattaccaaacatatttttcaaattttttatttaaaaaaaaaaacagaaaatttgtataaaaaacaaattcgAAACAGATGTTATAACTCTAACAGTTTACATGAAGTCTACTATTTTGgattcaaaaactatttattaACGTTGAAAAACGCATTTAAATAAAGCTTAAAcgtataaaaaattaaagtaaaaactTCATTTTACTTCACAGTATTATACAATTAATAACGCTCTAAAGCTCTTTAAACATTAGAGGCTATACGAAACGAGGCCgaaatattttgagaatttgggCCGGGCCTATGAATTGGGCCTAAACTTTTTGAACGATAAGAAAGCAAGAACTAGAGGACTGCATAGAATGGTCAATTATACTATATGGGCTGGAAATGATCCAACGCACTAAGTGGGCTAGATGAATGTATATCCAAGTTGATCTTCCATTGAAcaataattcatataaaattaaaatttagtcCCGTTGtccattaaaaattaaaattatggtaTAGACAGTGACGCCAAAATCCCATTCATTAGCTAGTAATGTTAATTTACTATAGCCTAAAAAGTTTTTAGTGTTAATTCTGGTTTGGATCATGTAAAGTTTACAAGAAAATACGAGGAAAAGAAAACTAacattatgtttggttctataaaatattaagaaaataaaaaaatgttaaataaatgatatcttttatatttagttatattacgacaaatattattaaaattagatcaaaacttatatatttttaaattatttaatttttatatacaaaggttaaaataagtaaaataaatttgaaggagaatataaaaacaatctattaccttaaaatttatttttattttccttcgcTTTTTTACCTTATACTTTtgctctctattttatttttattttttagttgtattacgacaaatattattaaaattagactaaaacttatatatttttaaattatttaatttttatatacaaaggttaaaataagtaaaataaatttgaaggagaatatattaatatcaaccaatataattaaattgaacctattgatagtaaatttatttagttatattaGTCGATATTAATAGGtcatttttagttgattttaattttttttatttagtcaaaaaataaaataccactTAATTAATTTCATCGTTACATGATTCAAACAAAGATCGTAAGTGTATATAGTGTGTAAAATAcattatatatagaaaaattttgGATAGAAAGTGAAGTGGTGCCAAACCAACACTTGGACGGATATTTGAATAAATTGGGTGGGCGAGTGAGGTGCATATTTTGGTGCAAACTTAATGAAGGCAGAACAAATATCCCTTTCTTGTTGTTTGATATTATTACTTGTAGGGCATATTGCATGAAACAAGTTTGCCCGGGACCCCTATCCATTTTCTCTAAGGTCAACTTCTTCACAGCCTTCCCATGCACCAGTACCACAAAGGTTCCATACTTTCCATGATTTCATCAAGTA includes the following:
- the LOC100267519 gene encoding uncharacterized protein LOC100267519 codes for the protein MNRLAPLSEEPTNDEEEDNNNSSKKVSSWRNWLKSHFSLLFNKKSDLKILLSVLGCPLFPISPHAGQPNTHVSSSAEYIIQHFTAATGCRKLEGKVKNVFATGKVRMAMVDELGSSGSSTAVGPTGVSQKGCFVMWQMVPDKWLIELVVGGHKVVAGSDGNVAWRHTPWIGAHAAKGGVRPLRRVLQGLDPLAVSAVFSSAQYMGEKRIMGVDCFVLKLSADHTDLADRSDNTAEMIKHVIFGYFSQRSGLLVYLEDSYLTRIQSPGSRPTYWETTMATKIEDYRTVEGVMIAHGGQSSAIITRFGDNLKVGPAITRMEETWTIDDLAFNVPGLSMDCFIPPEEVQKDYPEENLDWRSPLHR
- the LOC100267482 gene encoding histone-lysine N-methyltransferase ATXR4, with translation MYRYSRWGWQLKRRHSERKLLLGFPFCYSTPTPPENEKLASPGPPPIRVSITEMAGRGVFATRRIGSGDLIHTAKPLVSHPSLSSIHSVCYFCLRKLKPVTSSEDCNVRFCSQECEEQSKVFVAVERKADWSAYDDYCRTRGLKYPLLVKRLACMVVSGVASADCLDILQPASLSSEMISEMGEGFSLLQSAFMKAKARDECMAFLTEQWYINVLARFRINSFRIELAGGSYEDLHSLAAASVETEAAVGNAVYMLPSFYNHDCDPNVHIIWIDNVNARLKALREIEAGEELRICYIDASMDHDARQTILFQGFGFRCSCLRCSSGD